One window from the genome of Leptospira johnsonii encodes:
- a CDS encoding LIC_10230 family protein, with amino-acid sequence MKSRIKLTITYIIPFVLLLVSGFQLFLQPTFLNTNDTATMEALLDGTAREPISGFYFQGGAISQMLLTEKIIKEIEDPNLPADSQPDEIKNRLGRVLLGQKMQIFFYLFLAILSLTSFLSLYFRAFFYTFLNRVLYFFGFIHGLFSMPNIALAGASSGRTEDLFWVIPSLFLAFAWIIGMVYLMFTIGKLFSKEDSDRFHSLKNLREDESEFRSESSWNYSFATALLHFLGIVALGTLIGNIVYIPLFVIQKNYSEPFGILIAGAVIAVSAFYIRNYLKFGKSPELSTYQNLALGISYLQVRFIRISLMILLVLILVVVFILFLFILLTINFGILESLFPSIDSRQNL; translated from the coding sequence ATGAAATCTCGCATTAAATTGACCATTACTTATATTATTCCTTTCGTACTTCTGCTGGTCAGCGGATTTCAACTTTTCCTCCAACCTACATTTCTGAATACAAACGACACAGCTACAATGGAAGCATTGTTGGATGGGACTGCGAGAGAGCCTATCTCCGGATTTTATTTCCAAGGTGGAGCGATCTCTCAAATGCTTCTAACTGAAAAGATCATAAAAGAGATAGAAGATCCAAACCTTCCGGCTGATTCCCAACCGGATGAGATCAAAAATAGATTAGGTAGAGTTCTGCTCGGACAAAAAATGCAGATCTTCTTTTATCTGTTCTTAGCTATCCTTTCTTTGACTTCTTTTCTTTCTCTTTATTTCAGAGCATTCTTTTACACATTCTTAAATAGGGTCCTGTACTTTTTCGGTTTTATTCACGGACTTTTTAGTATGCCGAATATCGCTTTAGCCGGGGCAAGTTCTGGAAGAACGGAAGATCTTTTTTGGGTGATACCTTCTCTATTCTTAGCATTCGCCTGGATTATAGGTATGGTTTATCTGATGTTTACCATCGGAAAACTTTTCTCGAAAGAAGATTCGGATCGTTTTCATTCTCTTAAAAATCTGAGAGAAGATGAATCTGAATTTAGATCCGAAAGTAGCTGGAACTATTCTTTTGCAACTGCACTTCTCCATTTTTTAGGGATTGTGGCATTGGGGACCTTGATCGGAAATATAGTTTATATTCCTCTATTCGTTATCCAGAAAAATTATTCTGAACCTTTCGGGATTTTGATCGCAGGCGCGGTTATCGCTGTTTCCGCATTTTATATTCGGAATTATCTCAAATTCGGAAAAAGTCCTGAGTTAAGCACTTACCAAAATTTGGCTTTGGGCATCAGCTATTTACAGGTTAGATTTATCAGGATCTCTTTGATGATACTTTTAGTCCTGATTTTGGTGGTTGTATTTATCCTTTTCTTATTCATTCTGCTTACGATCAATTTCGGAATATTAGAATCCCTGTTTCCATCCATCGATAGTAGACAAAATCTCTAA
- a CDS encoding toxin-antitoxin system YwqK family antitoxin, with protein sequence MKFSKFIIFFVCSFAFFCESAEKPHGLPAGAKYDKNMNAYILNEPGLARIYYDNGKLYFECPLDENKLYHGLCKSYLRSEEGISSQGKYEHGSKIGDWVWYFADGKPYIKQSFGSQIKDEFAQINGDEGNEEGPYERYYPQGTLEVKGNYKNGQKSDFWQKYFKDGELEYSGYYSKGRKIRTWFYYFPNRQTESVEVFDESGNFLSRTIFSPAGKVLCEVQKKESHCG encoded by the coding sequence ATGAAATTTTCAAAATTTATAATATTCTTCGTTTGCTCCTTTGCGTTTTTTTGCGAATCCGCGGAAAAACCTCATGGCCTTCCTGCAGGTGCAAAGTACGACAAAAACATGAACGCTTATATCCTGAACGAGCCCGGACTCGCCAGAATATATTACGATAATGGAAAGTTGTATTTTGAATGCCCATTGGATGAGAATAAACTCTATCACGGACTATGTAAATCCTATCTCAGATCCGAAGAAGGTATCTCTTCCCAAGGAAAATACGAGCACGGTTCCAAGATTGGTGACTGGGTTTGGTATTTTGCGGACGGCAAACCTTATATCAAACAAAGCTTCGGAAGCCAGATCAAAGACGAATTCGCCCAAATTAATGGGGATGAAGGAAACGAAGAAGGTCCGTATGAGAGATATTATCCTCAAGGAACTCTGGAAGTAAAAGGCAATTATAAGAACGGACAAAAATCCGATTTTTGGCAGAAATACTTCAAAGACGGAGAATTGGAATATTCAGGTTATTATTCCAAAGGAAGAAAGATCCGCACCTGGTTCTATTATTTCCCGAACAGACAAACCGAGTCTGTAGAAGTTTTCGATGAGAGTGGTAATTTCTTATCCAGGACTATCTTTTCCCCTGCAGGGAAAGTTCTTTGCGAAGTTCAGAAAAAAGAATCTCACTGCGGATAA
- a CDS encoding ParA family protein codes for MKQTLCIANQKGGVGKTTTSVHLAVGLARKGERVLLIDLDAQNNASSVFPESSSKNGKDSFLLFSEKVPIRELITPTRIPGLSLLPASSKLSQIDVLLSGKMDGFFVLKEALETVQNEFDWVVIDCPPSLSLITMNAFVAATGLIVPLQISKFSLDGIEAILEAKNHTVKRFNPGLKILGALLTLFQQRTTMSQTVVPMIEEHLRLFESKIPPSVAVEEAHLLNQSLYEYQPKNKTTKAYQQFTDEVYSFGG; via the coding sequence ATGAAACAAACTCTTTGTATAGCCAATCAAAAAGGGGGAGTGGGAAAAACCACCACGTCCGTCCATCTTGCCGTGGGTCTTGCCAGAAAGGGAGAAAGGGTTTTACTCATCGACCTGGATGCCCAGAACAACGCGAGTTCCGTGTTCCCGGAATCTTCTTCCAAGAATGGTAAGGACTCTTTTTTGCTTTTTAGCGAGAAGGTCCCAATTCGCGAACTGATCACCCCGACCAGGATTCCAGGTTTGAGTTTGCTGCCGGCGTCTTCTAAACTTTCTCAGATAGATGTTCTGCTTTCCGGAAAAATGGACGGCTTTTTTGTTCTAAAGGAAGCTTTGGAAACGGTTCAGAATGAGTTTGATTGGGTAGTGATCGATTGTCCGCCTAGTCTTTCTTTAATTACTATGAATGCTTTTGTTGCAGCGACCGGACTAATTGTTCCATTGCAGATCTCAAAATTTTCTTTGGATGGGATAGAAGCGATCTTAGAAGCCAAAAATCATACAGTAAAAAGGTTTAACCCGGGACTGAAAATTTTAGGAGCATTATTGACCTTATTCCAACAGAGGACCACGATGTCTCAAACGGTCGTTCCTATGATTGAAGAACATCTTCGTTTATTCGAATCTAAAATTCCTCCTTCCGTAGCTGTCGAAGAAGCGCATTTATTGAACCAGTCTTTGTACGAGTACCAGCCAAAAAACAAAACGACCAAGGCCTACCAACAATTCACAGACGAGGTCTACTCTTTTGGCGGGTAA